The following proteins are co-located in the Musa acuminata AAA Group cultivar baxijiao unplaced genomic scaffold, Cavendish_Baxijiao_AAA HiC_scaffold_1146, whole genome shotgun sequence genome:
- the LOC135671644 gene encoding NADH-ubiquinone oxidoreductase chain 4-like has translation MLEHISYSDLNLSGLILCPVLGSITPLLIPNSRIRPIRLIGLCASLITFLYPPVLRIQFDPSTAKSQFVERLRWLPYENIHYYIGIDGLSLFFVILTTLLIPICISVGWSSIRHFGKEYIISFLIREFLMIAVSCMLDPLLFYVLSESVLIPMLCGAKHLLFAGRKLFLCRGLVQ, from the coding sequence ATGTTAGAACATATCAGTTATTCCGATCTAAATCTAAGTGGTCTTATTCTGTGTCCTGTGCTAGGAAGCATAACTCCTCTTTTGATTCCCAATTCAAGAATACGACCGATACGCTTGATTGGTCTGTGCGCTTCTCTTATTACTTTTTTGTATCCCCCTGTTCTTCGGATACAATTCGATCCTTCTACGGCCAAATCTCAATTTGTGGAAAGGCTTCGATGGCTTCCTTATGAAAACATCCATTATTATATTGGTATAGACGGTCTTTCATTATTCTTCGTGATATTGACGACATTACTTATCCCTATTTGCATTTCAGTGGGTTGGTCTAGTATAAGACATTTTGGTAAAGAATATATTATATCATTTCTAATTCGTGAATTTCTAATGATCGCCGTGTCCTGCATGCTGGATCCTCTACTATTCTATGTTCTTTCCGAAAGTGTGCTAATCCCTATGTTGTGCGGAGCTAAGCATCTTCTATTCGCTGGGAGAAAGCTTTTCCTCTGCAGGGGCCTTGTGCAGTAA